The Haloplanus natans DSM 17983 DNA segment CGACATCATGGACGACGACGCGCTCCGTCGCGGGGTGCCCGCCGTCCACAAAGCCTACGACGTGGACACCGCCATCCTCGCGGGCGATACGCTCTACTCCACCGCCTTCGAAATCATGGCGGAGACGGGCGCCGCGCCCGAAAACGGGTTAGAGGCGATGCGGATGCTCGCGGAGACCTGCACCCGCATCTGTGAGGGACAGGCACTCGACGTGGAGTTCGAGCGTCGAACCGACGTGCTCCCCGACGAGTATCTGGAGATGGTCGAGTCGAAAACCGCCGTCCTCTACGGCGACGCGGCGGCGACACCCGCCGTCCTCCTCGACGCCGACGACGAGGTGGTCGACGCGCTCTACGCCTACGGCATCAACTCGGGGTCGGCGTTCCAGATCCAAGACGACGTGCTCGACCTGACGGTTCCGTCGGAAAAGCTCGGCAAACAGCGGGGCTCGGACCTCGTCGAGAACAAGGAGACGCTCATCACGCTCCACGCCCGCCAGCAGGGCGTCGACGTGGACGCCTTGGTCGACGCCGAGGACGCAGACGCCCTGACCGACGACGAAGTCGAGGACGCGGTGGCGACGCTGAACGAGGCGGGCAGCATCGAGTACGCCCGCGGGAAGGCCCGGTCGCTCGTCGACGAGAGCAAGCGAAACCTCGAAGTCCTCCCCGACAACGAGGCGCGGTCGCTGCTGGAGGCTATCGCGGAGTACCTCATCTCGCGGGGCTACTGATAGTGTTTATTGTAAGTCATTACCGGGGAGGTCGCCGGACCGTCTTGGCGACCCCCCGGTAACCAGTTACAATAAACACTATGAGGGCCGTTTTCGGCGGCTGCGGCATTTTAACTGGAATTAGGCGCTAAGTCCCCTTCCTCAAGGAGCAACGCAGGGAGCGAAGCGACCGAGTAGCGCAGTAGGGAGGGGATACAGCGTTGACGAGACGCTCCGCGTCTCGTCTGCCCACGAGAGCTTTGCTCTCGTGAACGCCGCACGATTCTCAAACACGTTCACCGCCCGGCCCACAGGCCCACCGCTACCTTCATGTCTATTCAAAGTCTATACATCGGTGATGGATAGGTTTGAAATCGAAGGCGAAGAAGTCCTCGACGGGACGGCAAAACCGTCGGGGCGAAGCAACGCCGGAGAAACCTGAGAAACCAGAGCGAGTCGTTGGTATCGACGTGGGGATTCTCAAGTACGCCCACGATACTGACGGGTACGCCATTGAGAGTCCCGACTTCAGCGAGGAACGTGAGCGACTCGAACGCGCACAACACGACCTCTCGCGGAAGGAACACGGCTCTGCGAATTGGGAAAAACAACGTCGGGTTGTTGCCGAATGCCACGCCGACCTGAAGCGCAAGCGGCGAGACTTCTTGCACAAACTCTCGAACTACTACGCGACCGAGTACGACTTGGTGGCCGTTGAGGATTTGGACGCGAAGGGACTGGTCGAACTCCCGGGCAACTCTCGTAATCGAGCGGGAGCGGCGTGGGGGACGTTCCTGTGGATGCTCGAATACAAGTGCGAGCGCGAAGGAACGCACTTCGTCGCGGTTGACTCGAAAGATACGACGAAGGAGTGTGCGTCCTGCGGTGTCAAGACCGAAAAACCGCTGTGGGTTCGTGAACACTCGTGTCCTTCGTGTGGGTTCGAGGCGGATAGGGACGCGAATGCGGCGTGGAACATTCGTTCTCGCGGTCTCGAAAAAGTAGGAGTGGTTCACTCCGAATCAACGTCCCCAGAAATCAAAGATTTCTGGTGTGCGGACGAATCGCGTCGCGATTCGTCAACGCCTGTGGAGACTGCGCTCCCTGTGGATACGTCCGTATCTGCAAAGCGCGTCGTGGAAGCAGGAAGCCACACCCTCAAGGAGCGAACCGCGTCAGCGGTGAGCGAGTAGGGTGGGGTAGTTCACACGATCACGTAGGCGACGGTGTAGGCCAGCCACGCGACCGTAATCGCGGAGAGTCCGGTCAGTCCCGCACCGAGCCAGTCCGGCGGTTCGACGGAGGGGCCGCGACCGACGAGGCGGACGCGCGGGAGGACGCCAACCAGACCGACGCCGAGCACCGAGAACACGAACGGGTAGGAGAGATCGAGCGTCGGCGCCGGGATGAGGAGGATGCTCGCGGCGTAGCCGGCGCCGAGGGTCGCCCGCGTCCCCACGGCTGTCGTCGGCCGCAAGCCGGTAGCGAGACAGACGATGGCGACGGCAGCCCAGACGGTTCCGAGTTCGGTGCCGAACGCGGCCAGGAGGTGGAGCGTGGGGTCGGCCGCGAGCGCAACTCGTTCGGTCACCAGCGCGGCGTCGAGCGGGTAGAGCATCGCGGGCGGCTCCCCGGTAAACAGGTCGCCGAAGGGGTGTGAGAGGAGGCCGACGAGGGCCACGACGAGGGTCTCGGGCGCCGTCACCTCGGCGTGATGGCCGGCAACTGCCGCGACGGTTGCCGCGCCGAGGACGAACAGGAGCGTGATCAGCGCCGCCAGCGAGCCGCCGACGGCGGCGACCAGCCCGACCAGGAGGACGGCGAGGGCGACGGAGAGCGCCCGGGTAGGTCGGGTGTCGACGACCCGAAGGGCGGCCAGCAGAGCCACCGGGAACGCGAGGACGAGCGAGTGGGTGACGGCCCGGTGGACGACGTTCCCGGTCGACCAGAACGCGCCCGCGACGGCGAGGGCGCCGCTCCCGGTCGCGCTCGCGACGCCGACGAGCGCGTACACCATGTCCACGTCGGGGAGCACGGCGAAGGCACCGGCGACGACGGCGAGGGTGAGCGCCCGCTCCGTGGTCCACCCACGGACGACGGCGACGCTCCCGACGAGGGCGAACGCCAGCGCTGCGTGACCGACGAACATACCCCGAATTCTCGGGGCGCGAATATAAACTACGCGGGCGGCGTGCGATCAATTGTCAGGATTCGGTGGCGATCTTGGTCCACCGGGCCTCGATGTCGGCGTTCCCGCGGACGACGGTGTCGTCCGCCACGGCAAAGCGCGTCTTTCGGAGTTCGATGGACTGCACGACGCCCGTCATGTCGCCGACGCGGACGGTGTCGCCCGCCTCGAAGTCGGGATCACGGAGGAGGTAGACGCCGGCGACGGCGTCGGCGATCATGTCGCTCGTGGCGTAGGAAACGCCGAGGGCGAGGAAACCGGCGGCGGTGCCAAGCGACGCCGCGATGCCGTCCAGTCCGACGACGGAGAGCGTCGAGAGGCCGACGCCGAACCAGAGGAAGACGGCGACGATCGTGGTGAGAAACTGGCGATAGACGGGGGACTCACCGCCCATCGTCCGGCCGAGCACGGCGTTCAGGACGACGAGGACGGCCTTGACGAGAATCGCCGCGAGTGCCAGAAAAACGAGGCCGGTGACGACCGTTGGGATGGCCTCGACGAGGCGGCGAACGAACTCGTCGAGCGCTCGAGTGAGAACGTTCGACTGGAGTGCAACGCCACGCATACACTACGTGGCGGCCGCCCGCCACTAAAGATTACGCGCCGGCCGCGCGGGCGACGACCTCGTAGTCGTCGCCGTCGACGCCGATGACGGCCCACTCGTAGTCGAGGTCGAGTCCCGAGAGTCGATCACGGAGATCCCCTGCGGCCTCCATCCACGTGACGAAGCATCGAAGTCGATACTCCGTTGTCCCCCCGTCGGCTCTGAGTTCGGGAGGCGACGACGCGTCTTCCGCATCGAGTGCGGTCACGTGAACGGTTCGCCACTTGCGTTCGGCCCTGAGATCGACCCCGTCGCCGTCGACGGAGTATCCGAGGCGGCGGAACACGTCCCGCGCCTCTTCGACAGGTGGCATGGTAACAGGGGCCATGTAGACTCCGATACGACGGGTTGGGTCATAAATGTTACCACGGTTATAACTGTCTCCTCGGGACGTACACCGGCCGTTTACGGGATTATCGGGACGGCGTCGCGGACGCCGATCCCGTCCGTGAGTCGGTCGTATCGCCCACCTCGAACGTCGCCAGCAGTGCCAGGAGTCGTTCGGCTCCCTCGCTGAGCGAGGTGGCGTTGGCGCTGACCTGTGACATCGACGCGGCCTGTTGCTGTGCGGCCGCGGACGCGTGCTCCGTCTCCGAGGCCGTCGCCCGGCTGATGTCGGCGACGTCCTCGACCATCGACACGGCCGCCTCGGTGCTCGCAGCCTGGTCGTCGGCCGTCTCGCTGATGTCCTGGATGCCGCTGTCGGTCGCCTCGGCGTTCTCGGCCACCTGGGAGAAGGCGTCGACGACCTCCTGAAACGCCTCGACGCCCGCCTGCATATCCCGTTCGGCCGCGCGGGCTTCCTCGACGGCCGTCCCCGTCTGTGCCTGCGTCGCTTCGATGAGTTCCTCGATGTCGTTGGCCGAGCCCTGCGTCTCCTCGGCCAGGCTCTTGACCTCGTTGGCGACGACGGCGAAGCCGCTGCCGTCGGTCCCACCGTCGCTACCCGCGCGGGCGGCCTCGATGTTGGCGTTCAGCGCCAGCATGTTCGTCTGCTCGGCGATGTCGCCGATGAGGCCGATGATCTCCTCGATCTCCGCCATCCGCTCGTCGAGCAGTTCGACGGTTTCGACCGTCGAATCGATCGCCCTCTGCACGTCGCGGGCGTCCTCGATCGCCCCCTGTGCCGTTCGCTCGCCGGCCTCGGCGATTTCGGCCGTCTCGTGGGAGCGCTCGGCGACCGTCTCGGCCGAGGCGGCCACCTCCTCGACCGTCGCCGACAGGTCCGTCATCTCCGTCGAGACGGTTTCGAGCATCTCCCGCTGTTCGTGCGCGCCGTCGGCGATCTCCTGGATCGCCTCGCTCACGTCCTCGCTCGCTTCCCGGGCCTCCTCGGCCCCGGTATCGGCCTCCTCGCTCGCGGCGGCGACCGACTCCGCGAACCCCTGGATCTCCTGGATCGTCGACTCCGTCTCGGACATCATCTCGTTGAACGCCTCGCCGATCCGCGCCATCGCCTCGCTCTCGCTGTCGGCGTCAAGTCTGACGGTCAACTCGCCGTCGGCGGCACGCGCCATCGCGGCGCTGTAGGCGTCGGCTTTCGCTTCGAGGTGGTCGTTCAGCCGCTCGACCTCCCGCTGTCGCTTCTCGGCTTCGGCTTTCGCCTCCTCCGCCTCGGCTTTCGCTCGCTCTATTTCGGCCTTTTTGGCCTCCAGTTCCTCGACTTCCTCGCTTTTTCGTTCGGCCTGCTGGAGCTGAATCTCGGCCTCCTCGCGGGAGCGTTCGGTCGAGTACCAGTGCGCCATCAGCGCCACGGCGAGTGCCAACACGAAGAGGCCGTGGATGAGCCCCCAGGCCCACGGGTTGTTGATCGCCGCGGTGTGGTTGTACACCCGCTCCGGGTTGATCATCCCGAACACGCCGTGGGTGAGGACGACGTAGCCGATGCCGAGGGCAAAGGGCACCCAGTCCTCGTAGACGGCGACGACGGCCATCCCGACGAAGAAGTGGAAATGCGCCTCGATGAACCCACCCGAGAAGTGAACGAGGACGACGGAGGTAGAGAGGAATCCGATGGTCGCAAGCGCCGTGCGAACCCGTCGCGGGAGCCACGGAAGCAGCGATGCGACGGCCAGCCCCGCCACGAGACCGAGTTCGAGCAGGACAGTCGTCAGCGGAATCGTCGGTACCGTCGCTCCCGTGATCACCGACTCGGTCCCCTCGTACAGGCCGAGTCCGAACAGGAGCGGAAGCTGTGCCAGCACCAAAATCAGGATGTTCCGGTGGCGGCTCCGCCACGACGCTTCGGGAATCGAGTGGCCGTCGGGAATGTAGTGGACGAACTCCCGACACGTCTGTCGCCAGCCACCGTTCCCGGAGTGCGCAGTCGCGGAGTCGCCCGTAATACTCGCCATCTTACCGGAGCCTGTACAAGTAGACAAAAAAGGACTTCCCACCCGCTATCAGACGTGATATCCCGGAACGGCGGTGGAGTCGCCGGCGGGGCTGTCCCGTCAGGTGCGGAACGACTCGCCACAGCCACACTCGGAGACGACGTTCGGGTTCTCGACGTGGAAGCCTTCGGCTTGGAGGCCGGATTCGTAGTCGAGGACCGAACCGCCGATGTAGTCGGCGCTCGCGGGGTCGACGAACACCCGGAGGTCGTGGCGTTCGATGACCCTGTCGTCGGCTTCGGGTTCGTCGTCGAAGCGCATCCCGTAGGAGAGGCCGGCACAGCCACCTTGCTGGACGAACAGGCGGAGACCGCCGACGTCCGTGTCCATTCCCTCCCGATCCATCAGCGCGAGGGCCTCCGACGCCGCTTCCGGCGTCACCTCCACGACACCGTCGTTCGCCCCATCGACGCTTTCCGTGCTCATAGAGGTGGATACACCGCCAAGCTTGTTAACCCTGACGGGGAGATGTAATCAGTCGTCGTTACTTCGGCGGTCGATCGGCACCGGCGGATCCGCACGGACGGTCCGGGCGCCCCGGCGGACGAGGACGCCCAGGCCGTAGCCGACGGCGCAGACGACGACACCACCGGCGGCCGCCACGCCGAACGCAAAGGCCAGCGCGTCCGGCAGCGAGACGACTCGCTCCCCGGCGTGTGTCGTCACGACGGTGCCGTAGCGCGTGACTGCGGCGCCGAAGAGCGGGCCGGCCGACAGGAGAAGCGTCGGGAGCACCCCGGCGTTGCCCGCGGCGCTCGCGGCCGCGAGGCCGACGAGGAGGGCGCTGCCGACGAAGACGGCCGCGTGTGGATCGGTGCCAGCCCACGTGCCGGCCACCCGGTGTTCGAGCGCCGGGTAGCCGGTCGTCGCGGTGACGGTCCAGGCGGTCAGGAGTGCAAGCACGGGTGCGAAGGCGACCAACACGACCGAGACGGCGGCCCGGCGCCCGAACAGGAGCGTCGCGACGGGGCCGCGGGCGAGCCGAGTCACCGGGCCGTGGACGACGGCCACGGACCGGGCACCGAGACGACGCGTGCCCGAGACGAGGGCGGCCACGAGCCACCGCAGGCCCGTGACGAGCAGTTCGAGGGTCGACTTCGTGCGATGCAGGGCCGCCGGAACGGGGTTGGAGGGACGCATGGGGACGACGGGGGGTTCGTTCCGACGGCGCCTCAGGGTTGTGGTCTACTCGAACCGCCGACGGACGCTCTCGGCGTGGCCGGTCAGACCCTCGGCCTCCGCGAGGGTCGTGATGGTGTCCGACAGGTCGTCGAGGGCGTCCCGGTCGAGACGCTGGACGGTCGTCGAGCGGAGGAACGTCTCGACGGAGAGGCCGCCGAACCGCTTGGCCCCGCCGCCCGTCGGCAGGACGTGGTTCGTCCCGGAGGCGTAGTCGCCAGCCGCGACGGGGGTGTACGGGCCGAGAAAGACGCTGCCGGCGCTGTCGATGCGGTCCAGCAGGGCCTCGTCGTCGTCGGCCTGGATCGACAGGTGTTCGGCGGCGTACTCCTCGGCGAAGAGGACCGCCTCGGACATGGAGCGCGCGAGGAAGACGCCGCTCGCGTCGTGTTCGAGCGCCGCCTCGACCGTCTCCCGGCGGTCGCAGTCGGGCAGGCGTGCGTCGAGTTCGGCGACCACCGCCTCGGCCAGATCGGCGTCGTCGGTCACCGCGACGACCGACGCGTGGTCGTCGTGTTCGGCCTGTGCGAGGAGGTCGGCGGCGACGAAGGCGGGGTCGGCCGTCGCGTCCGCGAGGATGAGCACCTCGCTCGGCCCGGCGAGGAAGTCTATCTCGGCGTCGCCCCGGACCTCGGCTTTCGCCGCCGTCACCCAGCGGTTGCCCGGGCCGACGATCTTCTCGACGGCAGTCACCGTCTCGGTGCCGTAGGCCATCGCGCCGATGGCCTGTGCGCCGCCGACGCTGTAGACGGCGTCCGCCCCCGCCTCGTGGATGGCCGCGAGCGTCGCGGGGTTGACGTTCTCGGCCGGCGGCGTCGTCACCACGACGTGTTCGACGCCGGCCACCGTCGCCGGGACGATGCCCATGAGCGCGCTGGAGGGGTAGGCCGCGGCGCCGCCAGGAACGTAGACGCCGACGCGGGAGAGCGGCCGGAACCGGCGGCCGAGTTCCCGGCCGTCGAAGTCGTCGCGCCAGTCCGCGGGTAGCTGTCGCTCGTGGAACGCGCGGACGTTGTCCGCGGCGGCCTGGATGGCGTCCAATAGCTCGTCGTCGACCGCGTCGTGGGCGCGTTCGGCCGCGTCCGTGATGTCCAGATTACCCACCTCGACGCCGTCGAACTCGCGGGAGAACTCCCGGACTGCCACGTCGCCCTCGTCGCGGACGTGCTCGACGATGTCGCGTACGTCCTCCCGGACGGCGTCGACCCCGGCGTCACGCTCGAACAGCGCCCGCCGGTCGGCGGGACCGAGCGCTTCGATATCGCGTACTTCCATGTCCACCGATACCGTCGGCGGGCGAAAAGGGATTCCGGTCCGGGCGTCGGTGGGGGCGGCGGTCCCATCCCCGGCCGTCGCGTCATTCGGGGCGCCTGTAGCCGTGGCCGACGACGAACGCCACGGCGTTCAGACAGAGCACGGCCGCGAAGGCGAGGGCGTGGGTCGTGACTAGCCCCGTCGCCAGCATGGGGAGGTACGTGAAGGGCAGAAGCGTCGCCACCCAGAAGGCGAGAAAACGCACGGGGCGGGCCGCGAGTTCGGCGGCCGTTTGGAGGGCCGGAAGCGGTTCGGCGTCGATACCTGCGAGGGGCGTGGACTCGGGGGCGGACATGGTGACTGGCTCCGTCTCACCCATGTCCGGCCACCAACATATAGGGGGGAAATCGTTGCGCCGTATTCGACTCGTTTCGCACCGTTAACGGGACGGCCCTTCGTTTTACAACCGCCTCAAATCGTTCAAAAGAGTTTATACGTGTTCGAGAGCCGGTTTCGAAGCGATCGGGTCGCCTGCAGCTGCCGTCACCCGGACGTAACCGAAACCAGCCACATCGGCGGCCGATAGTGGTCCATATCAGTTTCTCGACAACTGTTTACCGGACGAGACGGTACTGTCGGTCGATGCGCACGTCGTTGGCCGGCTGGACGGACTCTCGGTTCGACGTGGCCTGGGGCGAGGTGACGGGGGCGGTGGGCGACACCGTGACCGTCCTGCCCATCGTCGTCGCCGTCGCGGCGCTGACCGATCTCTCCCTATCGCACCTCCTCGTCGGCTTCGCCGTCTTTCAGGTCGTCTGGGGACTTCGCTACGGCCACCCGATGTCCGTCGAGCCGATGAAGGCACTCGCCGCGCTGGTCATCGCCGGCGGCCTCTCGACCGGCGAGTACGTCGCCGCCGGGTTGCTCGCGGGGGTGGTTCTGCTCGTCGTCGGCCGGACCGGGACGCTGGGACGGCTCGCCCCCTACGTCGGCGAACCCGTGGTTCGCGGCATCCAGGTCGGCGTTGCACTGATCCTCCTCCGGACCGGCGTGACGACCGGACTGGAGACGCCGTCGCTCGCCGGCCTCGCCGTCGTCGTCGCCCTCGTGACGGTCGTTACGGGTCACCGACAGGTGGCCGCGCTGGCCGTCCTCGGCCTCGGCGCGGCGCTCGCCGTCGGCGCCGCCGGGCCGATGACCCCCAGCCTCCCCGCGGTGGCGCTCCTCGACCCCGCCACCATCTCACTGTCCCAAAACGCCATCGGCGCGACGGTCGGCCAACTCGCCATGACCGTCGGCAACGCCGCCGTCGCTACCTCACTGCTGGTCGAGGAGTATTTCGACGCCGAGGCGTCGCCCGACGACCTCTCGACCAGCATGGGCGTGATGAACCTCCTGGCCGTCCCCCTCGGCGCGATGCCGATGTGTCACGGGAGCGGCGGCGTCGCCGGAAAATACGCCTTCGGCGCGCGGACCGCCACCTCCAATCTCGTCCTCGGCGGCCTCTACTTCCTCCTCGCCGTCGTCGCCGTCGACGCCGTCGCGGCGTTCCCGATGGCCGTCCTCGGCGTCGTCCTCGTCCTCGTCGCCGTCGAACTCGGTCGGTCCGGCCTCGATACGTCCGACCCGTATCTGACCGGCACCGTCGGCGTCGTCGCCCTCCTCGTCAACGTCGGCGTCGCCTTCGGCGTCGGTATCGTCGGGTTCCACGCGCTGCAACGCGTGCGGAGCGAGGATTAAAAGCCCGCCGCCGTTCCGTCCTTCCGGGGCTCCGTCGCCCCCGAGATGACGCCCTCGGCGAGGCGCGTGATCTGCCCGCCACCGAAGTCGCCGGGCGGGCGAACGGTCACGTCGTGTCCCCGCCGAGCGAGTTTCGGCAGGAGGCCGTCGGGGAACCGGTCTTCGACGGCGAGCGATCCGTCCGCGAGGTAGCGCCAGCGCGGCGCGTCCATCGCCGCCTGGAGCGGCATGTCGTAGTCCAGCAGGTTGGCGAGCACCTGCAGGTGGCCCTGTGGCTGCATGTAGCCGCCCATGACGCCGAAGGCCGCCCAGTCGTCGCTGTCGAGGCGGCACAGCCCCGGGATGAGCGTGTGGAACGGTCGCTTGCCGGGTTCGATCCGGTTGGGGTGGTCGGGGTCGAGCGAGAACGAACTCCCGCGGTTCTGGAGCGTGATGCCCGTCCCCGGCACGACGACGCCGCTCCCGAAGTGGCCGAAAATGGAGTTGATGAAGGAGACGACGTTCCCCGCGTCGTCGGCGACAGTCAGGAGGACGGTGTCGCCGTCGCCGGGCGCGCCGGGGCCGCCGACGGACACCGAGCCGGCCCGTTCACCCACCGTTCCGGCCCGTTCCGCGGCGTAGGCCTTCGATCCCAGCGCCGGTACGTCCTCGAACGCGGGGTCGGTGATGTAGTAGTGGCCGTCGTGGAAGGCGCGTTTGAGCGACTCGGCGAAGTAGTGGACGCGGTCGGCGGAGTCGTAGTCGTACCCCCCGGCGTCGAGTTCCTCCGCGATGTTGAGCGCCTCAAGCGCCACCAACCCCTGGTTGTTCGGCGGGAGTTCGTACACTTCGGCGCCGCGGTAGGTGGTGGAGACGGGGTCGACGTACTCCGGTTCGAAGCCGGCGAGGTCGTCGGCCGCGAGGAGGCCGCCCCGCGCCTGCACCGCCTCGGCGATGCGGTCGGCCAGGGGCCCCTCGTAGAAGGCGTCGGCGCCCGCCGTCGCGATGGTGGCGAGCGTCTCGCCGAGGTCCGGGAGCGTCATCACCTCGCCGGTGTCGGGCGACCGACCGTCGAGGAGGTACTCCTCGCGCGCGCCGTCTTCGGTAAACAGCGTCTCCGCGACGGTCCACATGTCGGCGATGACTTCGCTGACCGGGAACCCCTCTGTCGCGTACTCGACCGCAGGATCGAGCGCGGCCGCGAGCGACCGGTTGCCGTGGTCCGCGACGAGGCGTTCCCACCCGCGGGCAGTTCCGGGGACCGTCACCGCTAGCGGCCCGGCGTCCGGCATCGACGCCGCGGCGGGGTCGACGCCCGAGCGCTCCGCGGCGCGTTCGCGCACCGTCTCGATCGTTGCGTCGGCGGGCGCCCCGCCGCAACTCCGGAACGCACCCACGTCGCCGTCGGCGGTTCGATAGAGGGCGAAGGCGTCGCCGCCGATACCGGTGCTCATCGGCTCGACGACGTTCAGGACGGCCGCCGTCGTCACCGCCGCGTCGAAGGCGTTACCGCCGTCCCGTAGCGCCTCGACACCCGCCTGCGCCGCGAGTGGCTGACTCGTCGCCACCATGCCGTTCCGTGCGTACGCCGTCGACCGACGCGAATCGAAGCGGTCGAGGTCCGGGTTCGGGTTCATGGCCCACACAACCCGACAGCGACACAAAGTCGTTGGGTATTGGGCCAATCTAACCGAAAAAGCGATCGATTATTGGGACTCTATCACTACTTTCGTG contains these protein-coding regions:
- the idsA3 gene encoding geranylfarnesyl diphosphate synthase, with protein sequence MTTDSTEEQVLAAVRERRERVNAAIDEDLPLVAPERLWEASRYLLKAGGKRLRPTVSLLAAEAIADVPPLSVDYRQFPALDGDEVDVMAGALSLEVIQSFTLIHDDIMDDDALRRGVPAVHKAYDVDTAILAGDTLYSTAFEIMAETGAAPENGLEAMRMLAETCTRICEGQALDVEFERRTDVLPDEYLEMVESKTAVLYGDAAATPAVLLDADDEVVDALYAYGINSGSAFQIQDDVLDLTVPSEKLGKQRGSDLVENKETLITLHARQQGVDVDALVDAEDADALTDDEVEDAVATLNEAGSIEYARGKARSLVDESKRNLEVLPDNEARSLLEAIAEYLISRGY
- a CDS encoding DUF7116 family protein → MAPVTMPPVEEARDVFRRLGYSVDGDGVDLRAERKWRTVHVTALDAEDASSPPELRADGGTTEYRLRCFVTWMEAAGDLRDRLSGLDLDYEWAVIGVDGDDYEVVARAAGA
- the hisD gene encoding histidinol dehydrogenase encodes the protein MDMEVRDIEALGPADRRALFERDAGVDAVREDVRDIVEHVRDEGDVAVREFSREFDGVEVGNLDITDAAERAHDAVDDELLDAIQAAADNVRAFHERQLPADWRDDFDGRELGRRFRPLSRVGVYVPGGAAAYPSSALMGIVPATVAGVEHVVVTTPPAENVNPATLAAIHEAGADAVYSVGGAQAIGAMAYGTETVTAVEKIVGPGNRWVTAAKAEVRGDAEIDFLAGPSEVLILADATADPAFVAADLLAQAEHDDHASVVAVTDDADLAEAVVAELDARLPDCDRRETVEAALEHDASGVFLARSMSEAVLFAEEYAAEHLSIQADDDEALLDRIDSAGSVFLGPYTPVAAGDYASGTNHVLPTGGGAKRFGGLSVETFLRSTTVQRLDRDALDDLSDTITTLAEAEGLTGHAESVRRRFE
- a CDS encoding putative sulfate/molybdate transporter, giving the protein MRTSLAGWTDSRFDVAWGEVTGAVGDTVTVLPIVVAVAALTDLSLSHLLVGFAVFQVVWGLRYGHPMSVEPMKALAALVIAGGLSTGEYVAAGLLAGVVLLVVGRTGTLGRLAPYVGEPVVRGIQVGVALILLRTGVTTGLETPSLAGLAVVVALVTVVTGHRQVAALAVLGLGAALAVGAAGPMTPSLPAVALLDPATISLSQNAIGATVGQLAMTVGNAAVATSLLVEEYFDAEASPDDLSTSMGVMNLLAVPLGAMPMCHGSGGVAGKYAFGARTATSNLVLGGLYFLLAVVAVDAVAAFPMAVLGVVLVLVAVELGRSGLDTSDPYLTGTVGVVALLVNVGVAFGVGIVGFHALQRVRSED
- a CDS encoding mechanosensitive ion channel domain-containing protein encodes the protein MRGVALQSNVLTRALDEFVRRLVEAIPTVVTGLVFLALAAILVKAVLVVLNAVLGRTMGGESPVYRQFLTTIVAVFLWFGVGLSTLSVVGLDGIAASLGTAAGFLALGVSYATSDMIADAVAGVYLLRDPDFEAGDTVRVGDMTGVVQSIELRKTRFAVADDTVVRGNADIEARWTKIATES
- the ggt gene encoding gamma-glutamyltransferase, with protein sequence MNPNPDLDRFDSRRSTAYARNGMVATSQPLAAQAGVEALRDGGNAFDAAVTTAAVLNVVEPMSTGIGGDAFALYRTADGDVGAFRSCGGAPADATIETVRERAAERSGVDPAAASMPDAGPLAVTVPGTARGWERLVADHGNRSLAAALDPAVEYATEGFPVSEVIADMWTVAETLFTEDGAREEYLLDGRSPDTGEVMTLPDLGETLATIATAGADAFYEGPLADRIAEAVQARGGLLAADDLAGFEPEYVDPVSTTYRGAEVYELPPNNQGLVALEALNIAEELDAGGYDYDSADRVHYFAESLKRAFHDGHYYITDPAFEDVPALGSKAYAAERAGTVGERAGSVSVGGPGAPGDGDTVLLTVADDAGNVVSFINSIFGHFGSGVVVPGTGITLQNRGSSFSLDPDHPNRIEPGKRPFHTLIPGLCRLDSDDWAAFGVMGGYMQPQGHLQVLANLLDYDMPLQAAMDAPRWRYLADGSLAVEDRFPDGLLPKLARRGHDVTVRPPGDFGGGQITRLAEGVISGATEPRKDGTAAGF
- a CDS encoding methyl-accepting chemotaxis protein, with translation MASITGDSATAHSGNGGWRQTCREFVHYIPDGHSIPEASWRSRHRNILILVLAQLPLLFGLGLYEGTESVITGATVPTIPLTTVLLELGLVAGLAVASLLPWLPRRVRTALATIGFLSTSVVLVHFSGGFIEAHFHFFVGMAVVAVYEDWVPFALGIGYVVLTHGVFGMINPERVYNHTAAINNPWAWGLIHGLFVLALAVALMAHWYSTERSREEAEIQLQQAERKSEEVEELEAKKAEIERAKAEAEEAKAEAEKRQREVERLNDHLEAKADAYSAAMARAADGELTVRLDADSESEAMARIGEAFNEMMSETESTIQEIQGFAESVAAASEEADTGAEEAREASEDVSEAIQEIADGAHEQREMLETVSTEMTDLSATVEEVAASAETVAERSHETAEIAEAGERTAQGAIEDARDVQRAIDSTVETVELLDERMAEIEEIIGLIGDIAEQTNMLALNANIEAARAGSDGGTDGSGFAVVANEVKSLAEETQGSANDIEELIEATQAQTGTAVEEARAAERDMQAGVEAFQEVVDAFSQVAENAEATDSGIQDISETADDQAASTEAAVSMVEDVADISRATASETEHASAAAQQQAASMSQVSANATSLSEGAERLLALLATFEVGDTTDSRTGSASATPSR
- a CDS encoding HesB/IscA family protein; translated protein: MSTESVDGANDGVVEVTPEAASEALALMDREGMDTDVGGLRLFVQQGGCAGLSYGMRFDDEPEADDRVIERHDLRVFVDPASADYIGGSVLDYESGLQAEGFHVENPNVVSECGCGESFRT
- a CDS encoding metal-dependent hydrolase; amino-acid sequence: MFVGHAALAFALVGSVAVVRGWTTERALTLAVVAGAFAVLPDVDMVYALVGVASATGSGALAVAGAFWSTGNVVHRAVTHSLVLAFPVALLAALRVVDTRPTRALSVALAVLLVGLVAAVGGSLAALITLLFVLGAATVAAVAGHHAEVTAPETLVVALVGLLSHPFGDLFTGEPPAMLYPLDAALVTERVALAADPTLHLLAAFGTELGTVWAAVAIVCLATGLRPTTAVGTRATLGAGYAASILLIPAPTLDLSYPFVFSVLGVGLVGVLPRVRLVGRGPSVEPPDWLGAGLTGLSAITVAWLAYTVAYVIV